A genomic region of Arachis hypogaea cultivar Tifrunner chromosome 5, arahy.Tifrunner.gnm2.J5K5, whole genome shotgun sequence contains the following coding sequences:
- the LOC112799648 gene encoding protein DETOXIFICATION 29 has translation MENIGNDDQSHQPLLSPEDQMRPRNTVVFTTDSDDIAPITGPIDFLRQFSIEAKKLWYLAGPAIFTSLCQYSLGAITQLFAGHVSTIALAAVSIENSVIAGFCFGIMIGMGSALETLCGQAFGAGKPEMLGVYMQRSWIILNTTALLLSLLYVFARQILKAIGETTAIAEAAGLFALYMIPQLFAYSMNFPIQKFLQAQSKMMIMAWTAAVALVAHAVLSWVLMLKLGWGLVGAAAVLNAAWWFMVAVKIGYVVCGYCGKTWSGFSFQAFQNLWAFLRLSFASAIMLCLEVWYFMAQILIAGYLKNAEVSVDAMSICMNILGWMIMLTLGMNAAVSVRVSNELGARHPRTAKFAIAVAVITTLMVSFVLSMVLVIFRKEYPSLFTTDEDVKELVIELTPMLALCIIINNVQPVLSGVAVGAGWQATVAYVNITCYYLIGVPLGLFLGFKLDLGVIGIWSGMMSGTILQSCVLFFMVYKTNWNKEASLAEDRIKKWGGSKDSEENLIAN, from the exons ATGGAGAATATAGGTAATGATGACCAGAGCCATCAGCCACTGCTATCCCCAGAAGACCAAATGCGGCCGCGGAACACGGTTGTTTTTACGACGGATTCCGATGACATTGCTCCAATCACAGGCCCCATAGATTTCTTGAGACAGTTCTCCATTGAGGCAAAGAAGCTGTGGTACCTGGCGGGCCCAGCCATCTTCACCTCCCTTTGCCAATACTCCCTTGGTGCTATCACTCAGCTCTTTGCCGGCCACGTCAGCACCATCGCCCTTGCCGCTGTTTCCATCGAGAACTCTGTCATCGCCGGCTTTTGCTTTGGCATCATG ATTGGGATGGGAAGCGCCTTGGAAACGCTGTGCGGACAAGCCTTTGGAGCAGGGAAACCAGAGATGTTAGGTGTGTACATGCAAAGATCATGGATAATTCTGAACACCACCGCGCTTCTTCTATCCCTTCTATACGTATTCGCACGGCAGATCCTAAAGGCAATAGGAGAAACCACCGCCATCGCCGAGGCGGCCGGGCTTTTTGCGTTGTATATGATCCCGCAGCTGTTTGCCTATTCCATGAACTTCCCAATCCAGAAATTCTTGCAAGCTCAAAGCAAGATGATGATCATGGCATGGACCGCGGCGGTTGCATTGGTAGCGCATGCTGTGCTTAGCTGGGTACTAATGTTGAAATTGGGGTGGGGCCTGGTGGGTGCGGCGGCGGTGCTCAACGCGGCGTGGTGGTTCATGGTGGCAGTTAAGATTGGTTATGTAGTGTGTGGGTATTGTGGTAAGACTTGGAGTGGGTTCTCCTTCCAAGCGTTTCAGAATCTTTGGGCCTTTCTTCGTCTCTCATTTGCCTCCGCTATCATGCTTTG CCTAGAAGTTTGGTATTTCATGGCCCAGATTCTTATTGCCGGTTATCTCAAGAATGCTGAAGTTTCGGTGGATGCCATGTCTATCTG CATGAACATACTAGGATGGATGATCATGCTAACCTTGGGAATGAATGCAGCAGTAAG TGTGAGAGTGTCAAATGAATTGGGAGCTCGTCACCCAAGAACGGCGAAATTTGCTATAGCTGTTGCTGTCATTACTACACTTATGGTTTCTTTCGTGCTCTCCATGGTTCTTGTCATCTTCAGAAAAGAATACCCTTCATTGTTTACAACGGATGAAGATGTGAAAGAGCTTGTGATAGAGCTGACACCCATGTTGGCATTGTGCATTATAATCAACAACGTGCAACCAGTTCTTTCAGGTGTGGCTGTTGGGGCAGGCTGGCAAGCTACTGTTGCTTATGTCAACATTACTTGTTACTACTTAATTGGTGTTCCCCTTGGACTTTTCTTAGGTTTCAAACTTGACTTGGGTGTCATT GGGATTTGGTCTGGAATGATGTCAGGGACCATCTTACAATCttgtgtgctattttttatggtCTATAAGACAAATTGGAATAAAGAG GCCTCTCTTGCTGAAGATAGGATAAAGAAGTGGGGTGGGTCTAAAGATTCAGAAGAGAACTTGATTGCAAATTAA